In Gambusia affinis linkage group LG20, SWU_Gaff_1.0, whole genome shotgun sequence, the genomic window ATGCTAATTTCACAAAAGTGTGAAATTAGTGGTTGCGTCACAGATTCGTCTTTGACTCCAagcttcctttcttcctccatTCAAAGTGGGAAAACAGAGGTTCAATACTTCCTGACAATAACTAAGAAATAGTGTGAACTGATGTCTACAGTAGGAAATATACTGGAAGACAATCACTTAAACTTTAGCTCTCCACAAAAGCTTTGATGTTTTCCACCTGTAATTTGAATTCGATtgcatatttctaaaataacggtggttttaaaaaatatgtaccGTTTTTGCTTCAAACACTTTTTCGGTGGTGGTGAATCATTGCAACTTAATAAAATGCGGAAGTTCTAAAGTCTGATACAAACATATTAGTGCCGATATCtgaacaaaatgtagtttttaagaaataaagatggatttttttttttttgcagtctttATGTAGGGTGTACATGAAAAGAGAGtccagagagaagagaaaaggtTAGTAAAAGCAGGACTGGTGCAACAGTGATCAGTGGAGGCACACAAGGCTGATGAGTTTAACCAACTAGGGACAACCACTTAAAGTAATTTGTGCATGCTGTTCACTATGGGGTGAAGTAGAAACGGTGGTGATCAGTGTCAAGTGTGACAGAAGGATGGAAACAACACTCTCTGTAAGGATGGTTAGCAAAAGTATTCCCtcctctttactctgatactgCTGGAATCCAGTGCTCTTGCATCAAAGTTCAGacaaaactgatatttttggcCCGgtatagtggtggcagcatcatactgtcgGAATGCTTTTATTTAGCAGGGAGAAAGAGGCATTTTCAGGCTTTAAATGGGAAGattggatggagctaaatacaggttcaagagaagaaaacatgttaaaggCTGCAAAACACGTGACACAGGGGCAAAGGTTCACTTTTCAGCAGGAAAGAAGAATAGTTAATAGTTTCAGTATCTAGATATACAAACCTGGCAGAGGCAAACCTCTAAAGAATCGCAACTCTAGCTATATGAAATGTAGTATTGACTCATAagaactgaatacaaatgtacgGCACATTTCTCAGATTGTATTTCTAAAACACTGGATGGAAAACCTGtcattttccttctaattcacaaTGACTTCAGTCTATATTGTGTAGATTCTAGCTATTATCTtggtaaataacaaaaatgataGTTTGTGGTTGTACTGTAACAAATGAGTTTCAAAAACATCTTTCACCAAATTTCAGccaaaaagaaatacttttatcCCAAATAAGGAAAATTGAAACGTCTACTTTTACGAACaacctcacttcctgttatccAGGCGGccgagacagaaagaaaaacatattgtaCAACAGTCTCAGTTCTCAGGATTCAAACTTATAAATGCTAGCGAAgacattatttttctaaacatcCATATGGAGAAGAGTGTCCCTTTGTGCTACTCAGAATAAATAATACACAATGTTTAAACTTCTCAAAAAcctcaaatgtttcaaaaaaaaaaaaaaatccagtgatTTATTGCAATGCAACTCCAATCGTCCGTAAACCTCCACAGAGTTTAATGAGGTGACATCGTCCCGCTCccatttgctttaatttagtGCAAATTCTTCACAGCTGTAAAGCTTGTTTCAGTCGCTCTGGTTCTTTAGGTCCATCATAAAGAGAACTCATGGAGGCTCTCCAGATGCAGGATCTTCCATGTTTTGGATCAAGTTGCGACAAGTCCTACACCCTGGAGAGCAATGGCAAAATTACAGCTTTTCCCACAACCGAACGTCTCCGTTGGggttgagaataaataagttGGACAAAAATGTTGACCGGAGCGTCCTAGATGGAGCTCTCATCGGGATGCATGTCCAACTGCGTGTGTTTCCTCTGCTCCAGGATCCGGTTGAGCTCCTCCGTGAATGAGTGATAGAGCGGTGACATGCCCTCGGGGTCGGCCTGCCTCAGCAGCACGTAGCTATTTCCATTCATCTTCCTCAGCACGCTGGGCAGCGTGGCCGACAGCCCATTGGCGTAGTCCATGTTCGGAAGCGGAGGCGGATTGGGAAGAGGGGGAGCTGGCGGTGGCGTTTTGGCCGGAGACATCTGGTCGTCGTCGGGAATTATCTGCAGGAAGCTGTCGTTGAAGTCCCCGAAGGTGGTCACCGAGATGGAAGGCCGACCCTGGCGTCCGTTGCAGTGGCTGGAGATGGTTTTGAGCTCCAGGTGAGAGCTCCTCTTCCTATCCGAGGCCCCAAGAACATGGAGGTTCTGATGGGAGAACTTCCGACTCCGACTTGCCCGTCTGGTGCAGAAGCTTACGTAAAGTAGCACCACAGTCAACACTAAGCAAAGCCCTCCCAGAACCGCCACCAAAGATATGTAGATGGCCTCCATGTGCCTATAGGTCTGGAAATTGGCTCCTGGCGGCAGCGGTGCTGGTGGTGAGGGCAGAGGCTGCTCAGTGGGGCTGGCGGTGGAGAAAACCACTGGGCTGGAGACAGTAGTGGGATCTGTAGAGTCGGTGGGCTCCACTGGGAAGTATGGATCTGTGTGAACCTTCACTGTGTAAAGATAAACCAGCACTGAGACTCCGTTCTCCACTGCAAAGCAGCGATACGAGCCACCTTGCTGGGTGCGAGCACCTATTATAAGGAGCCCGTCCGTCCCAACGCGGTAACCTGTGTTCAACCCGTAACCCTGGAGATCCTTGCCATTGAGCGTCCAGCGTGGAGTTGCCAGGTTGGAGCGAAGCTCACACTGGAGCAAAACATCGTCCCCCGACATCACAGCCCGTCTGCGATGGATCACTGAGTAAGAGAAAAGGACAGCAACGGGTGAATAATGCGACAGAGACGAACATCGAACAAGATGTCAGGTCACAGAGGTTGCACGTTTTAAAAGCGCAAGTGGAGTTAAGGCATCACTTTCTATCACGTCTCACATGCTTCTTTAAATGTAGCGAGCCCCGCAGTGCAGCAGCAGGACCGCCTGACCTCCAGCAAGAGAGGAGCTGATTAAAATGTGTATGCTGGGACCTGGGGGATGGGTGAGGAACGTGCACCTAATGAAATCCCTCCACAAATGCTAACAGCTTGGGCTTTTTCAGGCAGAATAAGAAGGACTCTTTTAACCCCTTAATCTGAGTGTGAAAAAATTTAGGAAAACTCATCAAAGAAGGTCGGGAGGCAAATTAAgtattgaactttttaaaacttaaaggaGTCGGGGCTGTTGAATAATGGATTTATAATAATTGCaagggtgggtgtgtgtgtgtgttgtaagaCATACCATTTCCTGGATTCTCTTTACAGCCTCTGGTTCCTCTAGAAATGTCCTGCGTTAAGTTTGacctaaaaagaaaaggttttagaaaaatatgcatttagCTATATTAGAATGCAATAGACTTAATgagattttaagaaatgttcCCAGATTGGTTGCTTGGCAGAAATAAGCAACGATAGGAAGTTAAAGACAGTATTTCCCATTCACACTTATTCACTACTTTTAAGTTggtccataaaataaaatcccaagaaaaatatttagaagtttGTGCTTGGGACTTGATAAAATTTGAGAACCTTCTCAGGAGGTTCTTTATAAATTACAAGAGTACACCAATTTTATAGCATTGTACTGTAAAGAGTAGCTGGCTAAACATGCTGTACCAGAGGAAAATAAGAATgtcttttcttgtaaaaaaaaaaaagaaaagaaagaaaaaagctgctcgcattttagaaaattgtttccAGTTAGTtagtatgcttttttttttaaagcagtgatAGTTTGCAACATACAAAATACACTGCTACCAGTCAGTCACtattaaacttttgtttatgATGAAGATCCTACATAGCAGatgatttctttaaattcagactTCTCTAAACCAAATGTCCAACAGCAATATTTTGCAAGTATTTTCATGCTGCAGAACATTTTGCACTGCTTGAGCTCACTGCAATCTACTGGCAGAAGGAGCCTCCGCACTTGGACGCTTTACTTGCTTTAATGAATAGTGGGTGAGCAAATCTCTTCCAGCACCATATCTGCTCTCCAACACCAAAGAACAGGCTGTTCCGCACACTTTGTAAAAGACTGGTTTTATATATCAGATGTGTACATTATGATTTGTAAgatgtttcattattattctgctctttgtgctgcatttttttcccccagcagcCATCATGAGTACAACAAATCCACAGAAGTGGCAGAAGTGTTTACTGCAGTAATAGAGATTAAGATGTCTGCTGCTCACTGATGCAGAGTGAATGAGGAGAGACGGCCCCAAATGGAGGACTGAGCAcactgtatgtgtttgttttggacgGCTTTACACTTTGTGATTCTGCGGGTTTATGGCTGGGTGCACGGTGGAACCGCggtttacatgttctccctctgcatgcatgggttctctctggaTACTCTGGCTACTTCTCGAAGTCAAAAAATCTGGCTGTTGGGTTAATTGGTTCCTCCAAATTGCCCTGCTCTAaattgtgtgtctgcatgtttgcttGTCTTCGTCTAATGGCTGCTGGAGGTAGGCACCAGCCCCCCACATAGCACTCACCCCTCACAACTCTGCATGGATAAGTGGCTATTGATGATGGAAGGAAGATATATGTGGCTGAACCACAGGTATTTGACACTGTAACATCAAAACGACTGAGGTTACACTTACAGAGATCCCCATAAACATAGTGTGACAAATGGCCGTGTCTGCCTTCAACAAGCTCCCTAAGCTCAGGCCCACgtggaaatattattttgaaacatgaatgtaaaaaaaataaataagtgataTACAAgatcaaacagattttaactAATTACTGttcaagtttttaatttctaaaactaaTTATATATTATTTCCAATTACATGCTCTGCCCACTGCATTTAGGCTCATAATccatccaaactatcaaaacttttttctgctGATGCTCCTGCTGAGTTTCACAGAAgtgataaaaaatgtaatccaGGCCAGCCACAGTGTCTTAGACctgttttcacacaaactgcTTTGGATGAGAAGAGGCTGTATAAGTGATTAATCATGCTTTGATGTTGCTGTTGGGACAGAGGGAGGACATACAGGGACATCCAGCCCAAAGCACTGTGAAAGTTGTAAATCTGTTAATAAGCTCAGTGAATATGATTTAACCATATATTGATGCTTTCTCAGTTTaaattgaaaactaaaaaaagttagTGTATATGTAAATGGtgtatagaaaataaaagatgtaGATttctaatcagtttttttttcatgagtgTGATCTCTGTTTTCTGTATGCACCTCtatgaaaaaaatgctgcacatCTGTAGGTGCTCGCCTCACCTCTGTGAACGTGACGATATTTCCACACACACTCTCCCATCCCAGCCGCAGAATGGGTCTCTGGCAAATACGCAGTCATAACAGGAAGTGTATCTTGGACAGGTGGACATTGGTACCTGCATCACACCTGAGTGGGAGCTGATGTAGATGCTTCTCtgtcaaaccaaaaaaaaaaacagttgatgaactaaattatttcaactttgGCTTGACTTGACAGCTGTTGTGCCTATACAATTGACAACAGTGCAATGCACAGTTAGAAGATCTTTAAAATGATCCTCAGAAAGCAACTGCAGattaaaattgcttttaagtgccaaaataaattttgacaacctgagagaaaaacaagaggGATGACTCATAGCACTGAATCTGTAAATACCTGGACTGCAGATATCACCATGCTCTCTATTGGTTGTGGTTTGGCAAatatctgcagctcctctatGATATGCATCTCTCCATCGACTTCCACAGCTTTGTGCAACCACCCATCATCTACAAGACAAGGCACACACGTATTACACTAAGATGATGAAGATTAGAAACGGATTATGTTAGGAGTTGACTGAACGTCACCTGTTCCCAGAAACAAGACAGTGTAAAGGTTTTCATCCAGCGCCGGCTCCTTGTGCACGGTGATCTTGACGTAGTTGACGCTCCTCTTGAACATAAGTGGCCGCCGGTCTACTGGGTGAACCTGCTTAGCCATCAGCGGGTGCCGCCTGGCGAATGTGAGCACGCTGTCTGGGAGGTCTCGAGAGGAGTTTATGCCCTGGGACCTGTGTACGTCTGTTATGCACTGCAGGAAAAAACATAATCCAAGTGTTTTACCTATAAAACGTTGATAAGATCTCTTAGAGTTCAGAGAAGTAAGAGATTAAACTTACTGAACCAGGTCTTGGCTCCGGAACCTTTCCTGTATATTCCCTCCACTTCGAATCCTGCACCTCCATGTATGGTCCTTCAAACACTCTGCGCACATCTGAGAAGGCGTATTGGCAGATGGCGGATGCTTTGATATTCTTCCTGAAATATAATCCAACACCCCAAAGACATGTCCAGAGGACACCCGTCAGGATTGATGATGCAGAGAGATCTAAGAAGAAGCTGCCGCCGCCGAGATCCGCTTTCAGGCACAGTACAGATCATCAGTGAAAAGTCAAAGATCAGTAGGAAGTTATCATATTTATCCAGAAACTCGCAGCCAGGATGGATGGCCTAATCTTTTAAGAAAATAGACAGCGGATGCAGGTTTCCCAGTTTGTTATCCGTATCTAGTCCCCTCATCCACACCAAGAATAACCATTGGTTCTCTTCACCAaatttgcaaaactaaaatagcTCCCTCTCTCTGAGTCATAAGCAGAACTGATCTGTTTTTGGTACCAAACCTGTGAAAAGACAAGATCAGAAACTGGTAATCACAAACCAGGTGGCTCCTACTCTGGTGCCCTAAAGGTGAGATTAGTAAACTGAGGGAGTAAGAGAGGGAAATAAAGGGTGTGCGTCAGATTCTTAAATCCATTGTGTCCCCACATCAGTCATCAAAGCATTCACCTGTGAAAAATGAGAACCAAGTGAAACCTGAGTGTTCAAGCCTCACAACTGGTGACCAGTACGGCTCAGGGGCTTACTCATTCTTCCACGCTTGAGCTGATGTACGTTttaggaagaaagaaaaataagaaagagaagaaataaagaatttcCACGGCCATttcattgtaaatattttaggctgtttttcagttcataataattctttttttttattttcaccatttattgcttttttccaAAACTAATTTGGAAACTAATTATATCATATTAATGTATGGGATACCTTCTTATATTCAGCTCTTATTGATTTGACAAGCGAAACATTTCCCAACAGACTAAATAAACCATTCCAGTtccttttttattcaaacagtaGGACTGTCCCACTTTCAATTATTTgaacttacacacacacacacacacccatatatatatatatatatatatatatatatatatatatatatatatatatatgtatatatatatatatatatatgtatatatatatatatatatatacacatacacataaACTCTTACCATTCCAAGCCAAAAACGCCATAAAAGATGCTGCTTTGCACATCTCTCCCCTGGAGGACAAACACATCACGCAGGATATTGAGGTGAAGTTCATACTCTGGGACTGAACACACCATTCTGGCCTTAAGGAAGGTGGTCCACTTCCGCTGCAGAGTCCTCTGGCCACCCCAGTCATTCTGCAGGCAGAGGAAGCAATGGACACATAGACACCAGATTGAGTGGATACATTTTTGCCTGCACAGTAACTACACAAATCCCACTTCAGATTAAGCTCAAGCAGAATATTTAATTAAGAAGCTGAACTCAAATATGCGGATTCTTTATAGACAGAATGATacattttgagctttttttctgttttatttgatagtagtttacagtttacaaaatgtgattgtcagaaaatgaaaacattgcatGAGAcaatttttttagaatattaattttttttaaaaaggggtaTGTTACGCTATGGTCACATTATGACCTTTACACTCATACGGTATTCACAGTCTGTTTGTTGTGGATCTGTATGACTTTAGTTTAGGATTTTGGTCTATTTGTGGACTGATGTGTGTTAGTATTTCCCCCGTTCTACATTTCTGGTTATTTTTAGCGTCTACTCTTGTTCTGCTAGTACCTTCTTCTCGGAGCATCAGTTATCTGTACTCCTGCAGCTGTCTCTCACTTGTGTTATACTCCAGTAATCATCAGCCTCCCCAGCAGAAATAGCTCTGAGTTGTATCAATCAGCAGGAGATCATCTGTTGCCCCAGCCTCCTGTTGCATTCAGCCTGGTTTCTAAATCTGTTATTAAATCTTTATTGCACCATGATCCCGTCTACATCGTCTCTGCATTTGAGATCCATTACAACCAGAAGCCCTGGAAGcggaagactgctgacttgacagttgtCCTCCATATGGTTCATTACACCCTCTGCAAGGCAGGTACCCGACAAAACGCTATCGCAAGAGAAGCTGGCTGTTCAGAGGGCTAAATCCAAGTTTATTATCGGAAAcctgaggggaaagaaaaaaatgtggtagAGAAATGGAGAGGGTGGTGAAACAAAACCCATTCAAGAGTTTGGGGGAGATTCACATGGCACAGACTTCTGCCTGGATTCAGAGTTTCAAGAGTTTCCATATGTAGATATATCCTGGTCATGGACCATAAAGATTGTATTCCTTGTTTTAAGCCACTTCTGGCCCAGACAATTCATCAAAAGCACCTTAACTGCTCCATGGTCCAAAATGAACTGATCAGCAGAAAGACGATTTTGCATTCTACCAGGGAAAAAAGGTCCCAGAgctcagagggaaaaaaaaaattgtgacaaACAGAATCTAATATGCTTTAACAGTCAGTGATGATTTGAGACatcatgtcatctgctggtgttagTCCGATGTGTCTTATCAATGGCAGACTTGCTAGAGCAGTCGTCTGGCAAGAAATGTTAGACTTCTTCATGCCTAAAAATCCTTCACAGACTCAATGGATTATTATCAACACAAGTCATTGTCTGTTAGCCATAATTATCAAAATCACCAGAAATATGATATTGAAATGTATAAATCTATCATATGTGCAGTTATTGTAGATAATGAGCGGGTCTCACGTTCACTGAAATTAactaaatttttaataattttcatatttattgagatgcacctaTGCACATTATGGgagatatatacatattttagatCAGACTGAAACAGCTGCATTTTCCCTAATTACATTTCATCCAGAGTGTTAAAGGGTACTTCAGCAAAATTGTCCTTTAGTGTTGCTTGTTCAGAGGTAAATAAAGAGATAGAGActcattttttgtgtgtctggGGCTTTCAGCCTCATCTTTCTGTGTTTGCGTTGTTGGGGGATGTCTGCCATACATCAGTCCGCACCGCCTGCCTCAACCTCCCACACCAAATGGCAAAGTGTTGAAAATCAACAtacgacacacacacatacacacacactttacaTATTAAGACGCTTCCATCAACGCTAATAATGtttctttgtaataaaaaagggaaaagatgaaataaaatgtcacataaGTTCCTAACAAAGCGTGGTTCTGGATAATTATGAGAAAATAAGCATTTCATCCAAAGATGATTCTAGGTTATTATTGTGTACGGAGCTTAAGGGATGTACTGGCAGATTACAATTTCTGTCAATCAAAGCACAAGAAGGGAGGAAGAGTGAAAAATTGCAGCAGAGCAATGTAACATTGGCCTGTGGGAAAGATGATGTGCTCTGCACTGAACAGAAAAGgcactgaaaaaaagatttttagctGTTGCTGAATATATATGGAACATCCAAATGATCAGGGCATCATGATGACTTTGTTATGGCAGGGATTTCTGCTTTTGGGTCAATGTATGAACCCAAAATTTATGTATTGCACTCCAATTTTTAGTGAAAACAGGTGAAGACTGGTAAGGAACTCGATGACAATAAGGAACACTGGTTAGACTCAGAAAAACAACTCCTCAGTGGTTACAGGCCAGAGGCAAATGTCTATCTCCTCTATCTGTAGATCTTCCTGCTACCAGCGTGTTGTCTGGCTGGGGACTGGCTCGACATCTGCATGTGCTGCTGTGGCCTACTTCAGACTGAGTTATTACTTTCTCGACTGTTCTGACAACGCTGCAGCTCTGATGAAGTGAGATGAAAAGGCCTTATAACGGAAAAAGACTCCTTTTGGACCCAGAACTGACcgctaaataaatattaaatttttttttagaaatcttgttaaaaaaaaaaatcttaaaccaAAGGCAATGAATTAACATTTTCTAAGTTTTCTAGTTCTCTCCCAACAGGGTTCAGTTTGGTACTGATAGAAAAATCTTTTGAATACTCTCCTGCTCTGAATGATTAGTGTCTTTTACTATAA contains:
- the sema4gb gene encoding semaphorin-4G — translated: MGDQKSIQSILLLLLMLMLLNKLSQLWAFPFSPSLDLDVTPRTTIFHIGMLSSNGFTGSSQNYSTLLLEEETGRLYVGGRGALYALNTSNISTSANLTIDWNASPEQKKQCLNKGRNNQTECYNHIRFLQRFNETHLYVCGTNAFRPLCAYIDTERFNFSSGFEEGRDRCPYDPAKGFTGLLIDGEMFTASQYEFRSSPDIRRNFPFPTLRTEEAPTRWLLEADFVGSVLLKESINSSIGDDDKIYFFFTERSQEQIAYPSQTKVSRVARVCKNDWGGQRTLQRKWTTFLKARMVCSVPEYELHLNILRDVFVLQGRDVQSSIFYGVFGLEWKNIKASAICQYAFSDVRRVFEGPYMEVQDSKWREYTGKVPEPRPGSCITDVHRSQGINSSRDLPDSVLTFARRHPLMAKQVHPVDRRPLMFKRSVNYVKITVHKEPALDENLYTVLFLGTDDGWLHKAVEVDGEMHIIEELQIFAKPQPIESMVISAVQRSIYISSHSGVMQVPMSTCPRYTSCYDCVFARDPFCGWDGRVCVEISSRSQRSNLTQDISRGTRGCKENPGNVIHRRRAVMSGDDVLLQCELRSNLATPRWTLNGKDLQGYGLNTGYRVGTDGLLIIGARTQQGGSYRCFAVENGVSVLVYLYTVKVHTDPYFPVEPTDSTDPTTVSSPVVFSTASPTEQPLPSPPAPLPPGANFQTYRHMEAIYISLVAVLGGLCLVLTVVLLYVSFCTRRASRSRKFSHQNLHVLGASDRKRSSHLELKTISSHCNGRQGRPSISVTTFGDFNDSFLQIIPDDDQMSPAKTPPPAPPLPNPPPLPNMDYANGLSATLPSVLRKMNGNSYVLLRQADPEGMSPLYHSFTEELNRILEQRKHTQLDMHPDESSI